A section of the Sphingomonas sp. LT1P40 genome encodes:
- a CDS encoding sterol desaturase family protein, giving the protein MSPAIGILLFIGTILFMEGFAYVAHRWIMHGPGWFLHKSHHEPRTGNWELNDLYAVIFAVPSFVLLLGGVQLGWWPGFAWIGAGIAAYGAIYFGFHDIIVHKRLNHRYLPKSNYMKRIIQAHRLHHVVATKEGTVSFGFLWAPAPEKLKAQLNAGGNAGVRAPRGTA; this is encoded by the coding sequence ATGAGTCCTGCAATCGGCATCCTGTTGTTCATCGGCACCATCCTGTTCATGGAGGGGTTCGCCTATGTCGCGCATCGCTGGATCATGCATGGGCCGGGCTGGTTCCTGCATAAGAGCCATCATGAGCCGCGCACCGGAAATTGGGAGCTGAACGATCTCTATGCGGTAATCTTTGCCGTGCCGTCGTTCGTGCTGTTGCTGGGCGGCGTGCAACTGGGCTGGTGGCCGGGCTTTGCATGGATCGGCGCGGGGATTGCCGCCTATGGCGCGATCTATTTCGGGTTTCATGACATCATCGTGCACAAGCGGTTGAATCACCGCTATCTTCCCAAGTCGAATTACATGAAGCGGATCATTCAGGCGCACCGGCTGCACCATGTCGTTGCGACGAAAGAGGGCACGGTCAGCTTCGGATTTCTGTGGGCACCCGCGCCAGAGAAGCTGAAGGCACAACTGAACGCGGGCGGCAATGCCGGGGTGCGCGCGCCACGCGGCACGGCCTGA
- the sucC gene encoding ADP-forming succinate--CoA ligase subunit beta — protein sequence MNIHEYQAKELLAKFGVPVPAGFAAMSVEEAVEASKKLPGPLYVVKAQIHAGGRGKGKFKELGPDAKGGVRLAKSEDEVRAAATDMLGNTLVTIQTGDAGKQVNRLYVTDGVDIAKEFYLALLVNRATGRVSMVVSTEGGMDIETVAHDTPEKIQTLDIDAATGFMPHHGRAVAAALELTGDLAKQAANVASKLYDAFLGTDAEQIEINPLAVTDDGKLLVLDAKVAFDGNALFRHKDLVELRDTTEEDAMELEASKYDLAYIKLDGDIGCMVNGAGLAMATMDIIKLNGMFPANFLDVGGGANKEKVTAAFKIILADPAVKGILVNIFGGIMKCDIIAEGIVAAAKEVNLSVPLVVRLEGTNVQEGKDILANSGLPIVAANDLGDAAKKIVAEVKQAA from the coding sequence GTGAACATCCATGAATATCAGGCCAAGGAATTGCTGGCAAAGTTCGGCGTCCCGGTTCCCGCCGGTTTTGCCGCGATGAGCGTGGAGGAAGCCGTCGAGGCATCGAAGAAGCTTCCCGGACCGCTCTATGTCGTGAAAGCGCAGATTCATGCCGGCGGTCGCGGCAAGGGCAAGTTCAAGGAACTGGGGCCGGATGCCAAGGGTGGCGTGCGGCTGGCCAAGAGCGAGGATGAGGTCCGCGCTGCGGCCACCGACATGCTCGGCAACACGCTGGTGACGATCCAGACCGGCGATGCGGGCAAACAGGTGAACCGCCTCTATGTCACCGATGGCGTCGATATTGCGAAAGAGTTCTACCTCGCCCTCCTCGTCAACCGCGCCACCGGTCGCGTATCGATGGTCGTCTCGACCGAAGGCGGCATGGACATCGAAACCGTCGCCCACGACACACCCGAAAAGATCCAGACGCTCGACATCGACGCAGCGACCGGCTTCATGCCGCACCATGGCCGCGCCGTGGCCGCCGCGCTTGAACTGACCGGCGACCTCGCCAAGCAGGCTGCGAATGTCGCATCGAAGCTCTATGACGCATTCCTCGGCACCGATGCCGAGCAGATCGAGATCAATCCGCTCGCCGTGACCGACGACGGCAAGCTACTGGTGCTCGATGCCAAGGTCGCGTTCGACGGCAACGCCCTGTTCCGTCACAAGGATCTGGTCGAACTGCGCGACACGACCGAGGAAGACGCGATGGAGCTGGAGGCGAGCAAGTATGACCTCGCTTACATCAAGCTCGACGGCGATATTGGCTGCATGGTCAACGGCGCGGGCCTGGCGATGGCGACGATGGACATCATCAAGCTGAACGGCATGTTCCCGGCTAATTTCCTCGACGTCGGCGGCGGCGCGAACAAGGAAAAGGTGACGGCGGCGTTCAAGATCATTCTCGCCGATCCCGCGGTGAAGGGCATCCTCGTCAACATCTTCGGCGGCATCATGAAGTGCGACATCATCGCCGAGGGCATCGTCGCGGCGGCGAAGGAAGTGAACCTTTCCGTGCCGCTCGTCGTTCGGCTTGAGGGCACCAACGTTCAGGAAGGCAAGGACATCCTCGCCAATTCAGGCCTGCCGATCGTGGCAGCGAACGACCTCGGCGATGCGGCGAAAAAGATCGTGGCCGAGGTCAAGCAGGCCGCTTAA
- a CDS encoding sulfite exporter TauE/SafE family protein, translating to MITDPLFYALAIPAVVLLGLSKGGFAGLGALSLPLVAFAANPVMAAAILLPILIVQDVVGVWAFRRSVDWYVLGWTLTGAVIGIALGYGFASSVSSDGVLAAVGAISMLFGAYRLWRERQGQPKPSTSPGWVGALFGLASGFTSQIAHAGQPPWQLWVLPRRLPRDILVGTTAVYFALVNWIKVPAYVALGQFTQANLMTSAVLMPVAILSTFAGVWLVRRVSPERFYTAIYWLMILVGAVLVWKAVA from the coding sequence CTGATTACCGACCCGCTCTTTTACGCATTGGCGATCCCGGCAGTCGTCCTGCTCGGGCTGTCGAAGGGCGGGTTTGCGGGCTTGGGTGCATTGTCGCTCCCGCTGGTCGCATTCGCGGCGAACCCGGTGATGGCCGCCGCAATCCTGTTGCCGATCCTGATCGTGCAAGATGTGGTCGGGGTATGGGCGTTCCGGCGATCGGTGGACTGGTATGTGCTGGGGTGGACGCTGACGGGCGCGGTGATCGGCATCGCTCTGGGTTACGGGTTCGCCAGCAGCGTATCTTCGGACGGCGTGCTGGCGGCGGTGGGCGCGATCTCGATGTTGTTCGGGGCCTATCGTTTGTGGCGCGAGCGGCAGGGCCAGCCAAAGCCATCGACCTCACCCGGTTGGGTCGGGGCGCTGTTCGGGCTGGCCTCGGGTTTTACCAGTCAGATCGCGCATGCCGGACAGCCGCCATGGCAGCTATGGGTGCTGCCGCGCCGCTTGCCGCGCGACATATTGGTGGGGACGACTGCGGTCTATTTCGCGCTGGTCAACTGGATCAAGGTTCCGGCCTATGTCGCGCTGGGCCAGTTTACGCAGGCGAATCTGATGACGTCGGCGGTGCTGATGCCGGTGGCGATCCTGTCCACCTTTGCCGGGGTGTGGCTGGTGCGACGCGTGTCCCCGGAGCGATTCTATACCGCTATTTACTGGCTGATGATCTTGGTGGGCGCCGTGCTGGTGTGGAAGGCGGTCGCCTAG
- a CDS encoding ribose-phosphate pyrophosphokinase — protein MKLMAGNSNLPLAQAIAGYLEIPLTQANVRRFADEEIFVEILENVRGEDVFVLQSTSFPVNDNLMEMLIMIDALKRASARRITAVLPYFGYARQDRKPGPRTPISAKLVANLITKAGADRVLSVDLHAGQIQGFFDIPTDNLFAAPVMSEDIKARFSGKNLMVVSPDVGGVVRARALAKRLDNAPLAIVDKRREKAGESEVMNIIGDVEGRFCILIDDIVDSAGTLCNAAAALKEAGAEEVVAYCTHGVLSGGAVARVDGSALTELIITDSIGNHAVVGEAKHIRHLTIAPLLAEAMRRIADESSVSSLFD, from the coding sequence ATGAAACTGATGGCCGGCAATTCCAACCTGCCGCTTGCCCAGGCGATTGCGGGCTATCTCGAAATCCCGCTGACTCAGGCGAATGTGCGGCGCTTCGCCGACGAGGAAATCTTCGTCGAAATCCTCGAAAATGTGCGTGGCGAGGACGTGTTCGTGCTTCAGTCGACGTCGTTCCCGGTGAACGACAACCTGATGGAAATGCTCATCATGATCGACGCGCTGAAACGCGCATCGGCCCGCCGCATCACCGCCGTTCTCCCCTATTTCGGCTATGCGCGTCAGGACCGCAAACCCGGCCCGCGCACCCCGATTTCGGCGAAACTGGTCGCCAATCTGATTACCAAGGCCGGGGCCGACCGCGTCCTCTCGGTCGATCTCCACGCCGGACAGATTCAGGGCTTTTTCGATATCCCCACCGACAATCTCTTTGCCGCGCCGGTGATGAGCGAGGATATCAAGGCACGCTTTTCAGGCAAGAATCTGATGGTTGTCTCGCCCGATGTCGGCGGCGTTGTCCGCGCCCGCGCGCTGGCCAAGCGGCTCGACAACGCCCCGCTGGCGATCGTCGACAAACGCCGCGAGAAAGCGGGCGAATCGGAAGTGATGAACATCATCGGCGATGTCGAAGGTCGCTTCTGCATTCTGATCGACGATATCGTCGATTCGGCCGGGACCTTGTGCAACGCCGCCGCCGCGCTGAAGGAAGCGGGGGCCGAGGAGGTCGTCGCCTATTGCACGCACGGCGTCCTGTCCGGTGGCGCGGTCGCGCGCGTCGATGGTTCGGCACTGACCGAACTGATTATCACCGACTCGATCGGCAATCATGCAGTGGTCGGCGAGGCGAAGCATATCCGCCACCTCACCATCGCCCCGCTGCTGGCCGAAGCCATGCGCCGCATTGCGGACGAGAGCTCGGTGTCGTCGCTGTTCGACTAG